One stretch of Microplitis mediator isolate UGA2020A chromosome 9, iyMicMedi2.1, whole genome shotgun sequence DNA includes these proteins:
- the LOC130675125 gene encoding uncharacterized protein LOC130675125, with the protein MAEGLSPCLSGIQKVAGSKLSDKFNTLNHIAKKIVDSENQNAAMQLAVDSSELPEALKPLVQVEVARLSGQFEGICEALKSDDSVVFDRALRAKWFFNGSHENCRVQYYQAQIFPVVSLQNRLKIIKALANNLTANPAIAEEFYTALTLMYGEKQAHPLLMACSESFIWNCVTEHKLRLNDRMVQILFNKYPELVVKYLKLSLNSADESKRNYRPVHSHSLIEFLPRLIKKYPDTFVELLEIPSRPYIIYLRVTQTELFLKSSIDALIRNPKVFMPILCPRIVAKKLTDSQYKNVMAQLFHPELKYFDFDRLFTFDLYDLPKERRLPIITSAFEEVYKVNFLDCTEKISPTAMRILPRDERIKQARVKLQKEPTDEFRYSTRSWVCYLSCEESIPHLKGLVKKTSDCEKRCELLKQLIFTCIVNSDDDELLKVLKYITTRHRNERSNKLSAVFEVLLDEYDLKNLPLEHWEVLYSFTKYLYVKNGKGFSDLNELLKARIVFDLENNHSITDKVTFLVEYNLLHKTGFVWTLLQDNLSNHRKYFDELIRILSSVSDDKKQYLTAEFVHHIMQLIYDLNDRILKAKLPIEKMSIKNYPWILDSIKKFLNDKDETGWEVKFIKKILKEKESEIYDSLVAEDEQEIDLESPKILQILKNNPEKIMKKWELYLAKCMDNIRRLRTQRFIKLCRWYQDLPIKFADKSLNEVTEKKRDGGLIVSGLLFEGSAFAQVAEAFVPTSTTIDADEDDAAAGYQMSSTTPFAFNVVNPPVSLELILKFCVGDYIHTAVKCLNNVSRRTALPKVISFATTLMDRPVSMKKHGIRLFCTVADVKQLRGILMDLWRSETHQTIRALVFKNVFKVFESIPNDETWGMICECIDGLKPDDKDTFESLMKFDSIPNEYIAVYVHKLFSLFRSLGDEENGLQPDVVWSHIEKLLKICHYQKLYSLQAIII; encoded by the exons ATGGCAGAGGGACTATCGCCATGTTTGAGTGGGATTCAAAAAGTCGCAGGAAGTAAATTGAGTGATAAGTTCAATACACTGAACCACATcgcgaaaaaaatagttgactCAGAAAATCAAAATGCAGCGATGCAATTGGCCGTTGATTCGTCGGAATTACCGGAGGCTTTGAAACCTCTGGTACAAGTGGAGGTCGCGCGATTATCAGGACAATTTGAGGGAATTTGCGAGGCTTTGAAATCCGATGACTCTGTAGTGTTTGATCGGGCGCTCAGGGCCAAGTGGTTTTTCAATGGCAGCCATGAAAATTGTAGGGTTCAGTACTACCAGGCACAGATTTTTCCGGTCGTATCTCTGCAGAATCGACTGAAAATTATCAAAGCGTTGGCTAATAATTTAACCGCGAATCCTGCTATCGCTGAGGAATTTTATACTGCGCTGACTTTGATGTACGGAGAAAAACAAGCTCACCCACTACTGATGGCTTGCAGTGAATCATTTATCTGGAATTGCGTAACAGAGCATAAACTACGGCTTAACGATAGAATGgtacaaattttattcaacaagTATCCAGAACTTGTAGTTAAATATCTGAAACTTAGCTTAAACAGTGCTGACGAATCGAAGCGTAATTATCGGCCCGTTCATTCACATTCTTTGATTGAATTTCTCCCAcgtctaattaaaaaatatccagaTACTTTTGTGGAACTTCTTGAAATTCCCAGTCGCCCctacataatatatttaagagTTACTCAAACCGagttatttttgaaaagttccATCGATGCATTGATAAGAAATCCTAAAGTATTTATGCCAATTTTGTGTCCAAGGATCGTTGCAAAAAAACTCACTGACAGCCAATACAAAAATGTCATGGCCCAATTATTTCATCCAGAATTAAAATACTTCGATTTCGATAGACTGTTCACGTTTGATCTGTATGATTTACCAAAAGAAAGAAGATTACCGATAATAACATCGGCTTTTGAAGAGGTTTACAAAGTAAACTTTCTAGActgcactgaaaaaatttcaccgaCAGCAATGCGAATACTTCCGCGGGACGAACGCATCAAACAAGCGAGAGTAAAACTGCAGAAAGAACCCACTGATGAATTTCGCTATTCCACGCGTTCGTGGGTTTGTTATTTATCATGTGAAGAGTCGATTCCTCATCTAAAAGGTCTCGTCAAAAAAACGTCAGATTGCGAAAAAAGATGTGAATTACTcaagcaattaatttttacatgcATTGTAAATTCCGATGATGATGAATTACTCAAAGTACTGAAATACATCACGACGAGGCATAGAAACGAGCGTAGTAATAAACTGTCAGCTGTTTTTGAGGTACTATTGGATGAATATGACTTAAAAAATCTACCGCTTGAACATTGGGAGGTACTGTACAGTTTTACGAAATATCTGTACGttaaaaatggaaaaggattTTCTGATTTAAATGAGTTACTAAAAGCGAGAATTGTATTTGATTTAGAAAATAACCACTCGATAACTGATAAAGTAACTTTCCTTGTTGAGTACAATCTACTGCACAAAACCGGTTTCGTGTGGACACTTCTGCAAGATAACTTGTCGAATcacagaaaatattttgatgaattaatcagaatactCTCATCAGTaagtgatgataaaaaacaatatttgacTGCTGAATTTGTACATCACATCATGCAATTGATTTACGATTTAAACGACCGTATTCTGAAAGCCAAGTTACCGATAGAAAAAAtgtcgataaaaaattatccgtGGATTTTGgactctattaaaaaatttttgaacgacAAAGACGAAACTGGATGGGaggtaaaatttatcaaaaaaatattgaaggaAAAAGAAAGTGAAATTTATGATTCACTGGTTGCTGAAGATGAACAGGAAATAGATTTGGAGTCaccaaaaatattacaaatactcaaaaataatccggaaaaaataatgaaaaaatggGAGTTATACCTGGCAAAATGTATGGACAATATCAGACGTCTGAGGACACAAAGATTTATAAAACTGTGTCGCTGGTATCAGGATTTGCCAATAAAGTTTGCTGATAAAAGTTTAAACGAAGTTACAGAGAAGAAACGAGATGGAGGATTGATTGTTTCGGGGCTACTGTTTGAAGGATCAGCATTTGCGCAGGTCGCAGAAGCTTTTGTACCAACGTCAACTACAATAGATGCTGATGAAGATGATGCTGCAGCCGGTTATCAAATGTCCTCTACTACTCCATTCGCATTTAATGTTGTAAATCCGCCCGTGTCTTTAgaattaattctaaaattcTGCGTAGGTGATTACATTCATACGGCAGTAAAATGTCTTAATAATGTGAGCCGACGAACGGcattacctaaagttatttcGTTTGCGACGACGCTGATGGACCGACCGGTTTCTATGAAAAAACACGGTATTCGGCTCTTTTGTACGGTCGCGGATGTCAAACAATTACGCGGAATCCTGATGGATTTGTGGAGATCAGAAACGCATCAGACAATTCGCGCGTTAGTGTTTAAAAATGTGTTTAAGGTTTTTGAATCAATTCCCAATGACGAGACCTGGGGAATGATTTGCGAATGTATCGACGGTCTTAAACCAGATGATAAAGATACGTTTGAATCTCTTATGAAATTTGATTCGATTCCTAATGAATACATCGCGGTTTATGTCCACAAATTATTTAGCCTCTTTCGTAGTCTCGGTGATGAGGAAAACGGTTTGCAGCCGGATGTCGTTTGGTCTCATATCGAAAAGCTACTTAAG ATTTGTCACTATCAAAAACTGTACAGTCTGCAGGCCATAATTATCTAA
- the LOC130675117 gene encoding uncharacterized protein LOC130675117 has product MAEKLSPCLSGIQKVAGSKLSDKLSTLNRIAIKIVDSENQNEAMQLAVDSSELPEVLKPLVQVEVARLSEQFEGICEALKSDDSVVFDRALRAKWFFNGSHENCRVQFYKAQIFPVVSLHSRLKIIKALANNLTANPIIAEEFYTALTLMYGEKQAHPLLMACSESFIRDRIEKHKLQLNNRLVRNLFYKYPGLIVKYLKLPRKSDDKYERNSQLIYLRFLREFLPRLVKKCPDAFVELVEMHHHGFFIGLSHTRTELFLKSSIDSFMKKPKFYLQILDLKTVTKSLTDSQFRSVIKQLFPPRFECFQFDSLEKYLSYLPKEKVLPLVNSIFQEVYKINFLYCNHKITPTAMQFLSQDERTRQARMKLKTEPTDYFNYSTRSWVCYFPCDESVSLLKDIIKRTPNGAQRCELLKQLIFTCVINSDNNALLGVLKYILTNHKNEGRFTLVNVLQILSQEFDLKTLTREHWDVIDSLLKLVYAQNGIDSNFITIFNLITGKIGIDLANNCSITDKIRMLAESNVTYGANACNILKDNLAYNRKCLEELIRVFPSVNKRRKKSITIDLIGNVLSSIYDFNKRNSEAKSPLEMMSIKNYPWLYNSVKMFIKNEDQNKKDVKRLKELLRDGETEIFDALVTADERIDVQSPKVLKLLKNHPEKILKDWELYLEKCMENIRNPWARKFLKLCRWYQKLPIKFADKSLNEVVENKREGGLIVLGLLFEGPALEQVVNVFVPTSTTIDSDEEDAADDCKMSFTTPKAFNAINPPVSLDFILDVCERCSNHVIISSLVDVSRRTALPKVISFAQTLMDRPVSIKKLGIRLFCMVADVKKLRGLLIKLWKSETDRTIRAFIFKNVFEFFKSIPNDDTWGMICECFDGLKPEDEDMFESLMNLKSIPNEYITDYVHILFSLFRRLGDEENGLKPDVVWSHTEKLLNVDKNILVLYSDELHNAIIDKYVLDLSLPQKIQSAGHMYLINYIRTAGEKLEDRLKRFKNVFIKIVRENWNNPHPTISSFYPAKYFVKNLTEYLINSVNKSHEPSRVRLIEVAFESFNSTLRPQQNPHFYMNISFASVLSANKFTPKGVAWKVSGLLPGLINIFSAELMPTIASFLFDYLMSYFSDEGTDCLLDVVECLIGLNNDPATILAAHLLSLQKYGTYRPRFIRIVNFLTEHNNPVVMAIASIIMYKLL; this is encoded by the coding sequence ATGGCAGAGAAACTGTCGCCATGTTTGAGTGGGATTCAAAAAGTCGCAGGAAGTAAATTGAGTGATAAGTTAAGTACACTGAACCGCATCGCGATAAAAATAGTTGACTCAGAAAATCAAAATGAAGCGATGCAATTGGCTGTTGATTCGTCGGAATTACCGGAGGTTTTGAAACCTCTGGTACAAGTGGAGGTCGCGCGATTATCAGAACAATTTGAGGGAATTTGCGAGGCTTTGAAATCCGATGACTCTGTAGTGTTTGATCGAGCGCTCAGGGCCAAGTGGTTTTTCAATGGCAGCCATGAAAATTGTAGGGTTCAGTTCTACAAGGCACAGATTTTTCCGGTCGTATCTCTGCATAGTCGACTCAAAATTATCAAAGCGTTGGCTAATAATTTAACCGCGAATCCTATTATCGCTGAGGAATTTTATACTGCGCTGACTTTGATGTACGGAGAGAAACAAGCTCACCCACTACTGATGGCTTGCAGTGAATCATTTATCAGGGATCGCATCGAGAAGCATAAGCTACAGCTTAATAATAGATTAGTAcgaaatttattctataaatatCCAGGACTCATAGTCAAATATCTGAAGTTGCCCAGAAAAAGTGATGATAAATACGAACGAAATTCGCAACTCATCTATCTACGTTTTTTAAGAGAGTTTCTTCCACGGTTGGTTAAAAAATGTCCAGATGCTTTTGTAGAGCTCGTTGAAATGCACCATCATGGTTTCTTCATAGGATTAAGTCACACTCGTACTGAGTTATTTTTGAAAAGCTCTATAGATTCATTCATGAAAAAacctaaattttatttgcagaTTTTGGATCTAAAAACAGTTACAAAAAGTCTGACTGACAGCCAATTTAGAAGTGTTATCAAGCAACTATTTCCTCCCAGATTTGAATGCTTTCAATTCGATTCATTGGAGAAGTATCTGTCCTATCTACCAAAGGAAAAAGTATTACCTTTAGTgaattcgatttttcaagAGGTTTACAAAATCAACTTTCTATACTGCAATCACAAAATAACACCCACGGCAATGCAGTTTCTTTCGCAGGACGAACGCACCAGACAGGCGAGAATGAAACTGAAGACAGAACCAACTGATTACTTCAACTATTCCACGAGATCGTGGGTTTGCTATTTTCCTTGCGATGAATCAGTTTCGTTGCTTAAAGATATTATCAAGAGAACACCAAATGGCGCCCAAAGATGCGAATTACTTAAGCAATTAATTTTCACCTGCGTTATTAATTCCGATAATAATGCGTTACTCGGAGTACTCAAGTATATCTTGACGAATCACAAAAACGAGGGTCGATTTACACTGGTAAATGTTTTACAGATATTGTCGCAAGAATTTGACCTAAAAACTCTAACGCGTGAACACTGGGATGTAATTGACAGCTTGTTGAAATTGGTGTATGCTCAAAATGGAATCGACTCCAACTTTATTACTATATTTAACTTGATAACAGGTAAAATTGGCATCGATTTAGCGAATAACTGTTCGATAACGGATAAAATACGCATGCTTGCTGAATCCAACGTCACCTATGGGGCTAACGCGTGTAATATTTTGAAAGACAATTTGGCGTACAACAGAAAATGCCTAGAGGAATTGATCAGAGTCTTTCCATCTGtaaataaaagaagaaaaaaatctataactATTGATCTGATAGGTAATGTCCTAAGTTCGATTTACGACTTCAACAAACGTAATTCGGAAGCCAAATCACCTCTAGAAATGATGTCGATCAAAAATTATCCCTGGCTTTATAATTCTGTTAAGATGTTTATTAAGAACGAAGATCAGAATAAAAAGGATGTGAAAAGACTTAAAGAATTATTAAGAGACGGAGAAACCGAAATTTTTGATGCATTGGTTACCGCAGATGAGAGAATTGATGTACAGTCACCGAAAGTGTTGAAGTTATTGAAGAATCATCCAGAAAAAATACTGAAAGACTGGGAATTGTACCTGGAAAAATGTATGGAGAACATTAGGAACCCTTGGGcccgaaaatttttgaaattgtgTCGCTGGTATCAGAAATTGCCGATAAAGTTTGCTGATAAAAGTTTGAACGAAGTTGTAGAGAATAAACGAGAAGGAGGATTGATTGTTCTGGGACTACTGTTCGAAGGACCAGCATTGGAGCAGGTCGTAAATGTTTTTGTACCAACGTCAACGACAATCGATTCCGATGAAGAAGATGCTGCAGATGACTGTAAAATGTCCTTTACTACTCCAAAGGCATTTAATGCCATCAATCCACCGGTGtctttagattttattttggaCGTCTGTGAAAGGTGTTCTAATCACGTGATAATCAGTTCTCTTGTGGATGTAAGCCGACGAACTGCGTTACCTAAAGTCATTTCGTTTGCACAGACGCTGATGGACCGACCGgtttctataaaaaaactcGGAATTCGGCTCTTTTGTATGGTCGcggatgtcaaaaaattacgCGGTCTCCTAATCAAGTTGTGGAAATCCGAAACGGATCGGACGATTCGTgcgtttatatttaaaaatgtgtttgaattttttaaatcaattccCAATGACGATACCTGGGGAATGATTTGCGAATGTTTCGACGGTCTTAAACCGGAAGATGAAGATATGTTTGAATCTCTTATGAATTTGAAATCTATTCCTAATGAATACATCACGGATTATGTCCACATATTATTTAGCCTCTTTCGTAGACTCGGCGATGAGGAAAACGGTTTGAAGCCAGATGTCGTTTGGTCTCATACCGAAAAGCTTCTTAATGTTGATAAGAACATATTAGTTCTATATTCTGATGAATTACACAATGCGATCATTGACAAGTATGTTCTTGATTTGTCACTACCACAAAAAATACAGTCTGCAGGCCATATGtatctaattaattacattagaACAGCGGGAGAAAAGTTAGAAGACAGATTGAAACGtttcaaaaatgtatttatcaaaattgttAGAGAAAATTGGAATAATCCTCATCCTACTATAAGTTCATTCtatccagcaaaatatttcgtgaaaaatttaacagaatatttaataaattctgttaataaATCACACGAGCCAAGTCGAGTACGATTAATCGAAGTTGCTTTCGAGTCATTCAATTCCACTTTGAGACCCCAGCAAAACCCCCATTTCTACATGAACATTTCGTTTGCTTCTGTACTGTCggcaaataaatttacccCAAAAGGAGTTGCCTGGAAAGTAAGCGGACTATTACCCgggttaattaatattttttccgcgGAATTAATGCCAACTATCgcttcatttttatttgattaccTCATGTCATACTTCTCAGACGAAGGTACTGATTGTCTGTTGGATGTAGTCGAATGTTTGATCGGATTAAATAATGATCCGGCTACGATTCTTGCAGCCCATCTTTTGTCCCTTCAAAAATATGGTACCTATAGACCCCGGTTTATAagaattgttaattttcttaCAGAACATAACAATCCCGTGGTGATGGCAATTGCCTCCATTATAATGTACAAGCTTttgtaa